A region of Methanobacterium spitsbergense DNA encodes the following proteins:
- a CDS encoding ferritin-like domain-containing protein — protein sequence MGTDDIIKLLNEDFVRELEASMIYVYNSFIIEECESSRVTEAISVDEMRHMWWLADLITKRDGKPTMEHKELDFGGEDLKSILKYQIQLETNAVDRYNHHIDIIDDEEVVGVLKHILDEEKRHRKEYKIRLDELE from the coding sequence TTGGGCACCGATGACATAATTAAATTATTGAATGAGGATTTTGTCAGGGAACTTGAAGCATCCATGATCTATGTATACAATTCATTTATTATTGAAGAATGCGAGTCCAGTCGTGTTACTGAAGCAATATCAGTTGATGAGATGAGACATATGTGGTGGTTGGCAGATCTCATAACTAAAAGGGATGGAAAACCTACAATGGAACACAAAGAACTTGATTTTGGTGGTGAAGACTTAAAAAGTATACTTAAATATCAAATACAACTAGAAACCAATGCAGTAGATAGATACAATCACCATATAGACATTATAGATGATGAAGAAGTTGTGGGTGTTCTGAAACATATATTAGATGAAGAAAAAAGGCACAGAAAAGAATATAAAATAAGATTGGATGAACTAGAATAA
- a CDS encoding HIT family protein has translation MECEYCKKLEKYNFGDYIFKTKYWIVFLAPQQSNIGTCVVALNRHEEDLSGLKCDEWLEFGELVFKLEYAVKQCFDVTMSNWGSLMNASYLEEPPDPHVHWHYIPRYNHAVQFEGLLFEDPYFGTMKPRPFRSLPDRVRKRIINNIKNKIPTTSIHSHP, from the coding sequence TTGGAATGTGAGTACTGTAAAAAGCTTGAGAAATATAACTTCGGAGATTATATTTTCAAAACCAAATACTGGATTGTTTTTCTTGCTCCACAACAGAGTAATATTGGCACATGTGTAGTTGCTTTAAACAGACATGAAGAAGATCTTTCAGGACTTAAATGTGATGAATGGCTCGAATTTGGTGAACTTGTATTTAAATTAGAATATGCTGTTAAACAGTGTTTTGACGTAACAATGTCAAACTGGGGTTCTCTTATGAATGCTTCGTACCTTGAAGAACCACCTGACCCTCATGTGCACTGGCATTATATACCAAGATACAACCATGCAGTTCAATTTGAAGGACTTCTATTTGAAGACCCCTACTTTGGAACAATGAAGCCCAGACCATTTAGATCCCTTCCAGATAGGGTACGAAAAAGGATAATCAATAATATCAAGAACAAAATTCCAACTACATCAATACATTCCCATCCATAA
- a CDS encoding DUF998 domain-containing protein, giving the protein MKFQRGSLFKPEHNHYKFAGTLLIVACIQYLIAVNISESMFPGNYSIALNSLSDLGGTIPLVDPSALIFNISNIILGILIVAAVYLILKSGGCRLFSSCLLIFGISIGLLGIFTEYTPAIHVTLEALAFIFGSLALLFSYRLGINIQMTVISIVLGLIALITFISPLIFGMGDNNPFGLYFGMGGSERLIIYPIILYLTALGGYLSSRGKDWVKLRFTEGYW; this is encoded by the coding sequence TTGAAATTTCAGCGAGGTAGTTTATTCAAACCTGAACATAACCACTATAAATTTGCTGGAACTTTATTGATTGTAGCATGTATTCAATATCTTATTGCAGTTAACATTTCTGAATCCATGTTTCCAGGTAACTACAGCATTGCATTAAACAGTTTGAGCGATCTCGGAGGTACAATACCACTTGTGGATCCATCTGCACTAATTTTTAACATCAGTAATATTATATTGGGAATTTTAATAGTTGCAGCAGTGTATTTAATACTTAAAAGTGGAGGATGCCGTTTGTTCTCATCTTGTCTACTTATTTTTGGCATAAGTATTGGTTTGCTTGGTATATTCACAGAATACACACCAGCGATCCATGTAACATTAGAAGCATTAGCATTTATCTTTGGAAGTTTAGCTCTCCTGTTCAGTTACAGACTTGGAATAAATATACAGATGACCGTTATATCAATTGTACTGGGATTAATAGCCCTTATAACCTTTATTTCACCTTTAATTTTTGGTATGGGCGATAATAATCCATTTGGGCTGTATTTTGGTATGGGCGGATCAGAAAGGTTAATCATATATCCAATAATTTTATATCTAACTGCACTGGGCGGATATCTTTCAAGCCGTGGAAAAGATTGGGTGAAACTCAGATTCACCGAGGGATACTGGTAA
- a CDS encoding DUF4013 domain-containing protein yields the protein MKIGSILEDSLRYPLSNLKNLLIFGIILVIANLYTLFSLNNIVLIVVLGIFGFIFALISYGYEIKIMRSTLEGYNELPEFNQWFSIFIDGLKLFLVAFVYLIPVILIIFATTLSMGLGFGIKGTSILNNMNLIVFFGVIVLVSLLYIIIILPLVSMALANMANNNSKLDEAFKFDTILKIISNLGWGNLVVWYIAVGIIYLVLMFVGGIILVIFNILHLKLVESVLYPFYVSYMSIFFYRSVALFYKSGMHTYLEYENCGGYYRLEDGESLEDFDACQCGGKLNYQQKKTI from the coding sequence ATGAAAATAGGATCTATATTAGAAGATTCTTTAAGGTATCCTTTGTCTAATTTAAAAAATCTATTGATATTTGGAATTATACTGGTAATCGCTAATTTATATACTTTGTTCTCTTTAAATAATATTGTATTGATTGTTGTTTTAGGTATTTTTGGATTTATCTTTGCATTGATTTCATATGGATATGAAATAAAAATAATGAGATCAACTTTAGAGGGTTATAATGAACTCCCTGAATTTAATCAATGGTTTTCGATATTCATAGATGGGCTTAAATTATTCTTAGTAGCATTTGTTTACTTAATACCTGTAATTTTAATTATATTTGCAACAACGTTATCAATGGGTCTTGGATTTGGTATCAAAGGCACTTCTATTTTGAATAACATGAATTTAATTGTATTTTTTGGAGTTATAGTACTCGTCTCTTTATTATATATCATTATAATCTTACCCTTAGTCTCAATGGCCTTGGCAAATATGGCCAATAATAATTCTAAATTAGATGAAGCATTTAAATTTGATACTATACTCAAAATTATCTCAAATTTAGGATGGGGCAATCTTGTTGTATGGTATATTGCTGTTGGAATTATTTATTTGGTTTTAATGTTTGTTGGAGGTATAATATTAGTTATTTTTAATATATTACACCTAAAATTAGTAGAAAGTGTATTATACCCATTTTATGTTTCTTATATGAGTATTTTCTTTTATAGATCGGTTGCATTGTTTTATAAATCTGGAATGCATACTTATTTAGAATATGAAAATTGTGGAGGATACTACAGGTTAGAAGATGGAGAGTCATTAGAAGATTTTGATGCGTGTCAATGTGGTGGAAAATTAAATTATCAACAAAAAAAGACTATATAA
- a CDS encoding 5-formyltetrahydrofolate cyclo-ligase, which yields MFVDTKESVRKMIWNEMIKQGISRSDAYGRIPDFNGSKRAADMLRNTCEWKKSVIIFVSPDTAQIKVRENCLIDGKTLIMASPKLLNGYIIIKPKYVEEHVKEASTIKGAFKYGTELKSFPVVDMVVEGSVAVDISGGRLGKGGGYGDIEISHLLDIGSIKFNTPVVSTVHDIQIIEDVPNESHDQKINMIVTPQNVIRINP from the coding sequence ATGTTTGTAGATACAAAGGAATCTGTAAGAAAGATGATTTGGAATGAGATGATAAAACAGGGCATCTCAAGATCAGATGCTTATGGAAGAATACCTGACTTTAATGGATCAAAACGTGCTGCAGATATGCTTAGAAACACATGTGAATGGAAAAAATCAGTTATAATATTCGTCAGTCCAGACACAGCACAGATAAAAGTTCGTGAAAACTGTCTTATTGATGGTAAAACTCTGATCATGGCATCACCTAAACTATTAAATGGTTATATTATAATTAAACCAAAATATGTTGAAGAACATGTAAAAGAAGCATCAACCATTAAAGGAGCATTCAAATATGGAACTGAATTAAAATCATTTCCAGTTGTTGATATGGTTGTTGAGGGTTCGGTTGCTGTTGACATATCTGGTGGTAGGTTGGGCAAAGGTGGTGGATATGGAGACATTGAAATATCACATCTACTTGATATAGGTTCTATAAAATTTAATACACCTGTTGTAAGCACTGTACATGATATCCAGATAATTGAGGATGTTCCAAATGAATCCCATGATCAAAAGATCAATATGATTGTAACACCCCAAAATGTGATTAGAATTAATCCATAA
- a CDS encoding hydroxymethylglutaryl-CoA synthase, with amino-acid sequence MAGIVGYGVYIPSYRIKVEEIAKVWGDDPKAISRGLVVQEKSVPGPDEDTATISVEAARNSLKRAMIDPQKIGAVYVGSESHPYAVKPTATIVAEAVQAAPEMTAADLEFACKAGTAGMQICMGLVDAGQVEYGLAIGSDTAQGAPGDALEYTASAGGAAYVIGKKNTLADFEGTYSFTTDTPDFYRREGKPYPKHGGRFTGEPAYFKHVLSGAKGLFDKIGTEPSDYDHVIFHQPNGKFYIRAAKKLGFNEEQYKTGLLTPIIGNTYSGATPLGLAAVLDIAEPGDRIMAVSYGSGAGSDAFSITVNDRIDEVRNNAPHVTDMVSKKTYVDYAVYAKYKGKIRMAWMP; translated from the coding sequence ATGGCAGGAATTGTAGGATATGGAGTTTATATACCTTCATACAGGATAAAAGTAGAGGAAATAGCAAAAGTTTGGGGCGACGACCCTAAGGCAATATCAAGAGGACTGGTTGTACAGGAAAAATCTGTTCCAGGTCCTGATGAGGATACAGCAACAATATCTGTTGAAGCTGCCCGAAATTCCCTTAAAAGAGCTATGATAGATCCTCAAAAAATAGGAGCAGTATATGTAGGTTCAGAATCACACCCATATGCAGTCAAACCAACTGCAACCATAGTTGCAGAAGCTGTACAAGCAGCACCAGAAATGACAGCAGCAGATCTAGAATTTGCATGCAAAGCTGGTACAGCAGGTATGCAAATATGTATGGGATTGGTAGATGCAGGACAAGTAGAATATGGTCTTGCAATAGGATCTGATACAGCACAGGGAGCACCAGGAGATGCACTTGAATACACTGCATCCGCAGGTGGAGCAGCATATGTTATCGGTAAAAAGAATACCCTAGCAGACTTTGAGGGAACATACAGTTTTACAACTGATACCCCAGATTTCTACAGAAGGGAAGGAAAACCATACCCTAAACATGGTGGAAGGTTCACAGGAGAACCAGCATACTTCAAGCATGTTCTTTCAGGTGCAAAAGGATTATTTGATAAAATAGGAACTGAACCTTCAGATTATGACCATGTTATTTTCCACCAGCCCAATGGTAAATTTTACATAAGGGCCGCTAAAAAACTTGGATTCAACGAGGAACAGTACAAAACAGGTTTATTAACACCTATAATTGGAAACACATACTCCGGAGCAACACCACTTGGACTTGCTGCAGTACTGGACATTGCCGAACCTGGAGACAGGATCATGGCAGTATCATATGGTTCAGGCGCAGGAAGTGATGCTTTCAGCATAACAGTAAACGATCGTATAGATGAAGTTAGAAATAACGCACCTCATGTAACAGATATGGTAAGTAAAAAGACCTATGTTGACTATGCAGTCTATGCCAAGTATAAAGGAAAAATTAGAATGGCTTGGATGCCCTAA
- a CDS encoding thiolase domain-containing protein has translation MRDVAIIGVSQTKFGELWEVSFRDMITEAGMKAIKDANIEGDELDAMYVGNMSAGLFVEQEHIASLIADHAGLTPIPCARIEAACASGGLALRNGIMAVASGYHDIVISAGVEKMTDVVDPTPAIATASDQEWEAQQGVTFPSLYAMMAKRHMHEYGTTREQLAMVSVLNHKHGAKNPLAQYPMEITVDQVLNSSIVAEPLRLLDCSPVSDGAAGVILCPAEDAKKYTDTPIYVKASAQASGTLALHDRKDITTIDSTVHAARKAYDMAGMTPKDIGGVEVHDCFSINGLLAIEDLGFVEKGQGGPAIEDGLTELDGQIPVNPSGGLKARGHPLGATGIAQAAEMVWQLRGDAGKRQIEGIEVGMTHNIGGTGGTAAVHILSR, from the coding sequence TTGAGAGATGTTGCAATTATAGGAGTCTCACAGACCAAGTTTGGAGAGCTCTGGGAAGTATCATTTAGGGATATGATAACAGAAGCCGGAATGAAGGCAATTAAAGATGCAAACATCGAGGGAGATGAACTTGATGCTATGTATGTTGGAAACATGTCAGCAGGTCTTTTCGTTGAACAGGAACATATAGCATCGTTAATAGCAGATCATGCAGGTTTAACACCTATTCCCTGTGCAAGGATTGAAGCAGCCTGTGCATCAGGAGGTCTTGCTTTAAGAAACGGTATCATGGCTGTTGCATCAGGATACCATGATATAGTAATCTCAGCAGGTGTTGAAAAGATGACGGATGTTGTTGATCCAACACCAGCTATAGCAACTGCATCAGACCAGGAATGGGAGGCACAACAGGGAGTTACATTTCCATCACTCTATGCAATGATGGCAAAACGTCATATGCATGAATATGGAACAACAAGGGAACAGCTTGCAATGGTATCTGTACTTAATCATAAACATGGAGCTAAAAACCCACTAGCACAGTATCCTATGGAAATAACTGTTGATCAAGTTTTAAATTCAAGTATAGTTGCAGAACCTCTTAGATTACTAGACTGCTCACCAGTTTCAGATGGAGCAGCAGGTGTAATTTTATGTCCTGCAGAAGATGCAAAAAAATACACAGATACACCAATTTATGTTAAAGCATCTGCCCAAGCATCAGGTACATTAGCATTACACGACAGGAAAGATATAACAACCATAGATTCAACTGTACATGCAGCTAGAAAGGCATATGATATGGCAGGTATGACACCTAAAGATATTGGTGGTGTGGAAGTACACGACTGTTTCAGTATAAATGGACTTTTAGCAATAGAAGATCTTGGTTTTGTTGAAAAAGGTCAGGGAGGTCCGGCAATTGAAGATGGACTAACTGAACTCGATGGACAAATACCTGTTAATCCATCTGGAGGTCTAAAAGCAAGAGGACATCCATTAGGTGCTACTGGAATTGCTCAAGCAGCAGAGATGGTATGGCAGTTACGTGGAGATGCAGGAAAGAGACAGATTGAAGGTATTGAAGTGGGTATGACCCATAATATTGGCGGAACTGGTGGAACAGCAGCTGTTCACATACTTTCACGTTAA
- a CDS encoding Ig-like domain-containing protein yields the protein MISRKIKILVMFVVFLVVSLTPASATIMGQATGNNNVKYPTENKELTKKQLKESITNYQNKIEQITEGIKDDSNKLNVKMEELKDIPKWRILRLLKKANEVEKVAKDLEDKNQNLKTTTKNLNDAQTILDGVESTESTDDGDAFINARDMADKLQSRLNTSFDFNAYNGALNVSDVVQYKTDNGYYRYVTVNNITENNIILEGKDHHMLTLTKDKANSKILYKLKPSSAINSSNIVAAAYDIQKDNIKQQFEDAQDKSNQSRRFHITGLTLTITGGFLIAAWVISSFCVALVCSLGALLVMFKIGMVTSLVAASCIATGVTLSELSKSYEKDAKAKENTANKDLDDLTSFMTGVNMHAPVANNMSLNTTMNKNLTDVLNATDADGDKLNASAVSEPSNGNLTINGNKFVYTPAQDFVGNDTFNYLVIDNTGLRSNIVTVNIQVFEEKVTVNNTTITVNKTKISNKDTGTFLNLLNTIAPLFSSVTKQV from the coding sequence ATGATAAGTAGAAAAATTAAAATTTTAGTAATGTTTGTTGTTTTTTTGGTTGTTAGTTTGACTCCAGCAAGCGCAACGATTATGGGACAGGCAACTGGAAATAATAATGTTAAATATCCCACAGAAAACAAAGAATTAACTAAAAAACAGTTAAAAGAATCAATTACAAACTATCAAAATAAGATAGAACAAATAACTGAAGGAATAAAGGATGATTCGAATAAATTAAATGTAAAAATGGAAGAACTTAAGGATATTCCAAAATGGAGAATCTTAAGACTTCTTAAAAAAGCAAATGAAGTAGAAAAAGTAGCTAAAGACCTTGAAGATAAGAATCAAAATTTAAAGACTACAACAAAGAATCTCAATGATGCACAAACTATATTAGATGGTGTTGAAAGTACCGAAAGTACAGATGATGGTGATGCTTTCATTAACGCTAGGGATATGGCTGATAAACTTCAATCTCGACTGAATACATCTTTTGATTTTAATGCTTATAATGGTGCTTTAAATGTGAGTGATGTTGTTCAATATAAGACTGATAATGGATACTATAGATATGTAACTGTCAACAACATAACAGAAAACAATATTATTTTAGAGGGTAAAGATCATCATATGCTTACCTTAACAAAAGACAAAGCAAATAGTAAAATATTATACAAATTAAAACCAAGTTCAGCAATTAATAGTAGTAATATAGTAGCTGCAGCATATGATATACAAAAAGATAACATAAAACAACAATTCGAAGATGCACAGGATAAAAGTAATCAATCCCGCCGATTCCATATAACAGGTTTAACTTTAACTATTACCGGTGGGTTTCTAATTGCAGCTTGGGTCATTTCATCATTTTGTGTTGCACTTGTCTGTAGTTTAGGTGCGTTGTTGGTTATGTTTAAAATAGGAATGGTAACAAGTTTAGTGGCTGCTAGCTGCATAGCAACGGGAGTTACTCTCTCAGAATTATCTAAGAGTTATGAAAAGGATGCTAAAGCAAAAGAAAATACTGCAAATAAGGATTTAGATGATTTAACCAGTTTTATGACCGGGGTAAATATGCATGCTCCTGTAGCTAACAATATGTCCTTAAACACCACAATGAACAAGAATTTAACAGATGTGTTAAATGCAACTGATGCTGATGGTGATAAGTTAAATGCTAGTGCTGTGTCTGAACCAAGTAATGGTAATTTGACCATTAACGGTAATAAATTCGTGTATACACCTGCTCAGGATTTTGTGGGCAACGATACATTCAATTATTTGGTAATAGACAATACCGGCTTAAGATCTAATATTGTTACAGTTAATATCCAAGTTTTTGAAGAAAAAGTAACAGTGAATAACACTACAATTACTGTAAACAAAACAAAAATATCCAATAAGGATACCGGAACTTTCTTAAACCTTTTAAACACTATTGCACCATTATTTAGCAGTGTAACGAAGCAGGTTTAG
- a CDS encoding TetR/AcrR family transcriptional regulator gives MPKVVPEYKKIAKEKITKAAYNVFTNKGYHKTTMDDIANEVGVSKASLYSYFKSKEEILQTVTKENLNLSFTDFFDNKDSLDSLEDLYKYLVEFEDVIHLTFEMTSLSSHNNEISIVNKNIYKKKLITLTNFIKSNQIKGNIQTNINASTLAHLLNAVYIDLCMQLIIGIDKTKIRESWNSSISVILEKDTHDNQRTLNKYFSNF, from the coding sequence ATGCCAAAAGTAGTACCTGAATATAAGAAAATTGCAAAAGAAAAGATTACAAAAGCTGCATACAATGTATTCACCAATAAAGGTTATCATAAAACAACAATGGATGATATTGCTAATGAAGTTGGGGTTAGTAAAGCATCTCTGTACTCATACTTCAAGAGCAAGGAAGAAATTCTCCAAACTGTAACTAAAGAAAATTTAAATTTATCATTCACTGATTTTTTTGATAATAAGGATTCATTAGATTCTTTAGAAGATCTATACAAATATTTAGTTGAATTTGAAGATGTGATCCATCTAACTTTTGAAATGACTTCCTTATCATCGCACAATAATGAAATTTCTATTGTAAACAAGAATATATACAAGAAAAAATTAATAACTTTAACTAATTTTATTAAAAGTAATCAAATTAAAGGAAATATCCAAACTAATATCAATGCATCCACACTAGCCCACCTTTTAAATGCGGTATATATTGATCTATGTATGCAGTTGATTATAGGAATAGACAAAACTAAGATTCGTGAATCTTGGAACAGTTCTATATCTGTAATACTTGAAAAAGATACACATGATAACCAGAGAACATTAAATAAATATTTTTCAAATTTTTAA
- a CDS encoding rhodanese-like domain-containing protein: MFTLRRNNKNDIEPKEAFELIITNNNTDGFVILDVRTPEEYNETHIENSLNINYNSKNFKLEIEKLDKNKKYLVYCHSGRRSSNAIKTMEKSGFKDLKNISGGISRWKKNNLPLI; encoded by the coding sequence ATGTTTACACTTAGAAGAAACAATAAAAATGATATTGAACCAAAAGAAGCATTTGAATTAATTATAACCAATAACAACACAGACGGTTTTGTTATTCTTGATGTTAGAACTCCTGAAGAATATAATGAGACACATATTGAAAATTCTCTTAATATTAATTACAATTCTAAAAACTTCAAACTAGAAATTGAAAAACTTGACAAAAATAAAAAGTATCTAGTTTATTGTCATTCTGGTCGTAGAAGTTCTAATGCGATTAAAACAATGGAAAAATCTGGTTTCAAAGATCTCAAAAATATTTCTGGTGGAATCAGTAGATGGAAAAAAAATAACCTACCGCTGATTTAA
- the thsA gene encoding thermosome subunit alpha: MAQLGGQGQQIIILPEGTERLLGRDAQRMNIMAGKALAETIRTTLGPKGMDKMLVDGLGDIVVTNDGVTILKEMDIEHPAAKMLVEVAKTQEDEVGDGTTTAVIIAGELLKKAEDLLEMEIHPTVISMGYRKAAIKAQEILDRIAIDASDRDTLLSIAMTAMTGKGTEKARKPLAELIVKAVQMVEEDGYVDKDHININRIQGATVEESQIVNGVVVDKGRLDPSMPKKVENAKIALLKYPIEVKSLETDAKIKLTDPSQMAAFIEQEENMIRDMVDKVIASGANVLFCQKGIDDLAQHYLAREGILAVKRVRKSDIERLEKATGARVATNLEDLQPEDLGIAGQVYEKKIFDEILLFVEDCVDPKAVSIILRGSTKHVAEEVERAVDDAIGVVAATVEDGKVVAGGGAPEIAIAKELKDYADTISGREQLAIAAFAAALEVVPKTLAENAGLDSIDALVDLRAAHEKSAYMGLNVFTGDVTDMRKAGVIEPKRVKKQAIQSAAEAAEMILRIDDMIASTRTPMPEGGMEGMGGMPGGMPPMM, from the coding sequence GTGGCACAGTTAGGTGGCCAAGGCCAACAAATTATAATATTACCAGAAGGAACAGAAAGACTTCTGGGAAGAGACGCTCAAAGAATGAACATAATGGCAGGTAAAGCACTTGCAGAAACCATTAGAACAACATTAGGTCCTAAAGGAATGGACAAAATGCTTGTTGATGGTCTCGGAGATATTGTTGTAACCAATGATGGAGTAACAATTCTTAAAGAAATGGACATTGAACATCCTGCAGCTAAAATGTTAGTTGAAGTTGCAAAAACCCAAGAAGACGAAGTTGGAGATGGAACAACAACAGCAGTTATAATTGCTGGTGAACTCCTGAAAAAAGCTGAAGATCTCCTTGAAATGGAAATCCATCCTACAGTTATATCCATGGGTTACAGGAAAGCAGCAATAAAGGCACAAGAAATACTTGACAGAATTGCAATTGATGCTTCTGACCGTGATACACTTCTGAGCATTGCAATGACAGCAATGACTGGAAAAGGAACAGAAAAAGCAAGAAAACCATTAGCAGAGCTAATTGTGAAAGCTGTTCAAATGGTTGAAGAAGATGGATATGTTGATAAAGACCATATAAACATCAACAGGATCCAGGGTGCAACAGTTGAAGAATCACAGATAGTAAACGGTGTTGTAGTAGACAAAGGCAGGCTTGACCCATCAATGCCTAAAAAGGTAGAAAATGCTAAAATTGCACTTTTAAAATACCCAATAGAAGTTAAAAGTCTAGAAACCGATGCTAAAATAAAACTCACAGACCCATCCCAGATGGCTGCTTTCATCGAACAAGAAGAAAACATGATCAGGGACATGGTTGATAAAGTTATTGCAAGCGGAGCAAACGTATTGTTCTGTCAGAAAGGTATAGATGACCTCGCACAACATTATCTCGCAAGAGAAGGAATACTTGCAGTTAAAAGGGTTAGAAAATCTGACATAGAAAGATTAGAAAAAGCAACAGGTGCAAGGGTTGCAACCAACCTAGAAGACCTACAGCCTGAAGATCTTGGAATAGCAGGACAGGTATACGAAAAGAAGATCTTCGATGAAATATTATTATTCGTTGAAGACTGTGTAGACCCTAAAGCTGTTTCAATCATACTCAGAGGAAGTACCAAACACGTTGCAGAGGAAGTTGAAAGGGCAGTTGACGATGCAATAGGAGTAGTTGCAGCAACAGTAGAAGACGGTAAAGTAGTAGCTGGTGGAGGCGCTCCAGAAATAGCCATAGCCAAAGAATTAAAAGACTACGCAGACACCATAAGTGGAAGGGAACAATTAGCAATAGCGGCATTTGCAGCTGCACTTGAAGTTGTACCTAAAACATTAGCAGAAAATGCAGGACTCGACAGTATCGACGCTTTAGTAGATTTAAGAGCTGCACATGAAAAATCTGCATACATGGGACTAAATGTCTTCACAGGCGATGTAACAGATATGAGAAAAGCCGGCGTTATTGAACCTAAAAGGGTAAAAAAACAGGCCATACAGTCTGCTGCAGAAGCTGCTGAAATGATACTACGTATCGATGATATGATAGCATCAACAAGAACACCAATGCCAGAAGGTGGAATGGAAGGTATGGGTGGAATGCCTGGCGGTATGCCTCCTATGATGTAA